In Acinetobacter pittii, one genomic interval encodes:
- a CDS encoding long-chain-acyl-CoA synthetase: MSQTTQTDIITLGDVATRLPSFIPKVPHILNGLKQAYLRTANTPTGLGVAFEKAVKRNPKGTALLFEDQSYSYEALNEWANQISHYYLSLGARKGDVIAVMVENRSELIATIVGLAKIGVTIALVNTSQVGKVLAHSINLVKPIAVIAGEEVRAAIDEIRQDLNVPQDRFHWFADQATRQDAGTAPQGYANLAIEIDQFPKFNPSTTHSVHGNDGLFYIYTSGTTGLPKAVIFKHSRWTLAYGTYGHILNLGPDDVMYVTLPLYHATGVVVCWCGVIAGSATLAIRRKYSTSAFWKDVQKFNASAIGYVGELCRYLMDAPTTELDRAHRVTKMIGNGMRPNIWDKFKQRFGVQEVLELYASSEGNVGFSNIFNFDNTVGFSPTPYAIIEFDKEKNEPIRDKNGWCKKVKAGEVGLLVGKITSRSPFDGYTDPEKNKSVIMQDVFKKGDSYFNTGDLVRNIGFRHAQFVDRLGDTFRWKGENVSTTEVENMVCEYDKIAEAVVYGVEIPNTNGRAGMAAITLADGAELNDTDLTEMVTVFKKCLPTYAVPVFLRIQAKVETTGTFKYQKNKLKEDAFNPSKTSERLLALLPGESSYCDITSEIFDNIQAYKYRF, encoded by the coding sequence ATGAGCCAGACAACACAGACCGATATCATTACGCTTGGGGATGTTGCCACTAGACTTCCTAGCTTTATTCCCAAAGTACCCCATATCCTGAATGGTCTTAAACAGGCTTATTTAAGAACAGCAAATACACCAACTGGATTAGGCGTAGCTTTTGAGAAAGCTGTTAAGCGAAATCCAAAAGGTACTGCTTTATTATTTGAAGATCAAAGTTACTCATACGAAGCTTTAAATGAATGGGCTAACCAGATTTCTCACTATTATTTATCTCTCGGCGCACGTAAAGGTGACGTGATTGCCGTAATGGTTGAGAACCGTTCAGAGCTCATTGCTACTATTGTGGGTTTAGCTAAAATTGGGGTGACTATTGCGCTTGTGAACACATCTCAAGTCGGTAAAGTCCTCGCTCATAGCATCAATCTTGTAAAACCAATTGCAGTGATTGCAGGTGAAGAAGTCCGTGCTGCAATTGATGAAATTCGTCAAGACTTAAACGTTCCTCAAGACCGTTTTCATTGGTTTGCAGATCAGGCAACGCGTCAAGATGCGGGAACTGCGCCTCAAGGTTATGCCAATCTTGCAATAGAAATTGATCAATTCCCGAAATTCAATCCATCGACCACACATTCTGTTCATGGAAATGATGGTCTGTTTTATATTTATACTTCGGGTACAACGGGCTTACCAAAAGCAGTTATTTTTAAACATAGTCGTTGGACACTCGCCTACGGTACTTACGGCCATATTTTAAATCTTGGTCCAGATGATGTGATGTATGTCACTTTGCCGCTATATCATGCAACAGGCGTGGTTGTTTGCTGGTGTGGTGTGATTGCAGGAAGCGCTACCCTTGCCATCCGTCGTAAATATTCAACCAGTGCATTCTGGAAAGATGTACAGAAGTTTAATGCGTCTGCAATCGGCTACGTAGGTGAACTTTGCCGTTACTTGATGGATGCTCCAACTACAGAGCTTGACCGTGCTCACCGTGTAACCAAAATGATTGGTAATGGTATGCGTCCAAACATCTGGGATAAATTCAAACAACGTTTTGGTGTCCAGGAAGTTCTAGAGCTTTATGCTTCAAGTGAAGGCAACGTTGGCTTTAGTAATATTTTCAACTTTGACAACACAGTAGGCTTCTCCCCTACGCCATACGCTATCATTGAGTTTGATAAAGAGAAAAACGAACCGATACGCGATAAGAATGGCTGGTGTAAGAAAGTTAAAGCAGGCGAAGTCGGTTTATTGGTAGGAAAAATTACCAGTCGCTCTCCATTTGACGGTTATACCGACCCAGAAAAGAATAAATCTGTGATTATGCAAGATGTCTTTAAAAAAGGTGACTCATATTTCAACACAGGTGATCTTGTTCGTAATATTGGTTTCCGTCATGCTCAGTTTGTTGACCGCTTAGGTGATACCTTCCGCTGGAAAGGCGAAAATGTATCTACCACCGAAGTTGAAAACATGGTGTGTGAATATGACAAGATCGCTGAAGCTGTCGTCTATGGCGTAGAAATTCCAAATACTAATGGTCGTGCAGGTATGGCAGCAATCACACTAGCTGATGGTGCCGAGTTAAATGACACTGATTTAACAGAAATGGTGACTGTATTTAAAAAATGCTTACCTACTTACGCGGTACCAGTGTTTTTACGTATACAAGCTAAAGTTGAAACCACAGGTACTTTTAAGTACCAAAAGAACAAATTGAAGGAAGATGCGTTTAATCCAAGCAAAACTTCTGAACGTTTACTTGCATTATTGCCTGGTGAAAGCAGTTACTGTGACATCACAAGTGAAATTTTTGACAACATTCAGGCGTATAAATACCGTTTTTAG
- a CDS encoding DMT family transporter, translating into MMKFSSQLFLFLPLALGIGVAMAFQTAINAQLREQLHSPLQAALLSFFIGTIVLAVMVFFQSAEKPSLSEISNIPWLLWTGGFLGVYAISMSIYTAPKLGFLTFTGLVVFGQIVISMLLDHFGWLGTEKTPVTWQRFLGGVIIFVGVVLTLQR; encoded by the coding sequence ATGATGAAATTCTCTAGTCAACTTTTCCTATTTTTACCCTTAGCCTTGGGAATCGGTGTTGCCATGGCTTTTCAAACCGCAATTAATGCTCAGCTTCGTGAGCAGTTACATTCACCATTACAAGCGGCATTATTATCATTTTTCATCGGTACTATTGTTTTAGCAGTTATGGTTTTCTTTCAAAGTGCCGAGAAACCTAGTTTAAGTGAAATATCCAATATTCCATGGCTTCTTTGGACAGGAGGATTCCTTGGGGTTTATGCAATTAGCATGAGCATTTATACTGCACCTAAACTTGGTTTTTTAACCTTTACAGGGCTAGTCGTTTTTGGGCAAATCGTTATTTCTATGTTACTTGATCATTTTGGCTGGTTAGGTACAGAAAAAACACCTGTTACATGGCAACGGTTTCTTGGTGGAGTCATCATCTTTGTTGGTGTGGTACTTACTTTGCAACGTTAG
- the hemW gene encoding radical SAM family heme chaperone HemW — MAVLNPASIPLSLYIHMPWCVRKCPYCDFNSHAVPDGALSSELEQTYLKALVADFETQIEMAQGRSIHSVFIGGGTPSLISAKGYAWLFEQLKSRLNFEDGCEITLEANPGTLEHDPFAGYLDAGINRLSIGVQTFNTDHLQKLGRIHSANNAMDAIEQARQAGFKRVNVDLMHGLPEQTLEQALYDLKVAVEQGATHISWYQLTIEPNTVFFRTQPVLPQDEVLEDIQEQGEAYLKANGFINYEVSAWRKEQPSAHNLNYWEFGDYLAIGAGAHGKVTRPDGVYRFQKTRLPKDYLAKVPAEHLQMKKIEAEELPFEFMMNALRLNDGVKAELYEQRTGLSLDHLNEVLTSLRARKLLVEDSSRLACTEQGHIFLNSVLEEFL, encoded by the coding sequence TTGGCCGTATTAAACCCTGCTTCTATTCCTTTATCTTTATATATTCATATGCCTTGGTGTGTGCGTAAATGTCCATATTGCGACTTTAACTCGCATGCGGTGCCTGATGGTGCGCTTTCGTCAGAGCTTGAGCAAACTTATTTAAAAGCATTGGTGGCCGACTTTGAAACTCAAATCGAGATGGCACAAGGGCGTTCAATTCACAGTGTATTTATTGGTGGCGGAACACCTTCACTCATTTCTGCCAAAGGCTATGCATGGCTGTTTGAACAGCTTAAGTCACGGCTTAACTTTGAAGATGGCTGTGAAATTACCTTAGAGGCTAACCCGGGAACACTAGAACATGACCCGTTTGCAGGCTATTTAGACGCGGGCATTAATCGTTTATCCATTGGCGTACAAACTTTTAATACTGATCACTTGCAAAAGCTTGGACGTATTCATTCAGCAAACAATGCTATGGATGCAATTGAGCAAGCAAGACAAGCAGGCTTTAAGCGAGTTAATGTCGATTTGATGCATGGCTTGCCAGAACAAACACTCGAGCAAGCACTTTATGATTTAAAAGTCGCTGTAGAGCAGGGGGCGACACATATCAGTTGGTATCAACTCACCATTGAGCCAAATACGGTATTTTTCCGTACTCAACCTGTTTTACCTCAGGATGAAGTGCTAGAAGACATTCAAGAGCAAGGTGAAGCTTATCTAAAAGCCAATGGTTTTATAAACTATGAAGTATCGGCTTGGCGTAAAGAGCAGCCTTCAGCCCATAATTTGAATTATTGGGAGTTTGGGGATTATCTTGCGATTGGGGCAGGTGCACATGGCAAAGTGACACGACCGGATGGTGTGTATCGTTTCCAAAAGACTCGTTTGCCAAAAGACTATTTAGCTAAGGTTCCAGCTGAACATTTGCAAATGAAAAAGATTGAGGCAGAAGAGCTACCTTTTGAGTTTATGATGAATGCTTTACGTCTAAATGATGGTGTAAAAGCTGAGTTATATGAACAGCGTACGGGCTTAAGCCTAGATCATTTAAATGAGGTACTCACTTCACTACGAGCTAGAAAGCTTTTGGTAGAGGATAGTTCTCGTTTAGCTTGTACAGAGCAAGGACATATTTTCTTGAACTCCGTGCTTGAAGAGTTTTTATAA
- a CDS encoding acyl-CoA dehydrogenase family protein — translation MTVTQIELEELSVGADYEKVASRFRPVFEKIAQGAIQREKERILPFEPIQWLKELKLGAVRVPRKYGGDGVSLPQLFQLLAELAQADSNIVQALRGHFAFVEDRLVAHKEHSQEVWFQRFVQGDLVGNAWTEIGNVQIGDVVTRVTKDASGNLVVNGEKYYSTGSIFADWIDLFAYDEVNDRHVIAAIYRHESGVSVIDDWDGFGQKTTGSGTLKVHQVHLPASHLIPFDQRFKYQTAFYQVVHLATLTGIAHAAVETFSQEIRERKRIFSHGNGDLVRHDPQVLQVVGKASAQAYASLAITIKTAEALQKAYESYFSDLEVKEYQFNVDAELESAQGQVVISNLVLDLTSQLFNALGASASSQVKQLDRFWRNARTVSSHNPLIYKEKVIGDWEVNRTDLPFVWQIGASPRAKSA, via the coding sequence ATGACAGTTACCCAAATTGAATTAGAAGAATTGTCTGTCGGCGCCGATTATGAAAAGGTCGCAAGTAGATTTCGTCCAGTTTTTGAAAAAATTGCTCAAGGTGCAATTCAACGTGAAAAAGAACGAATCTTGCCTTTTGAACCGATTCAGTGGTTAAAAGAACTCAAATTAGGTGCAGTACGGGTACCGCGTAAATATGGTGGAGATGGGGTGTCATTGCCGCAACTTTTCCAGCTTCTAGCAGAATTGGCGCAAGCAGACTCGAATATTGTGCAAGCTTTACGTGGACACTTCGCTTTTGTTGAAGACCGTTTAGTTGCCCATAAAGAGCATTCGCAGGAGGTTTGGTTTCAGCGTTTTGTGCAAGGTGATTTAGTCGGAAATGCATGGACAGAAATTGGAAATGTACAAATTGGTGATGTCGTTACACGAGTAACCAAAGATGCTTCGGGTAACTTGGTGGTGAATGGTGAAAAGTACTATTCGACAGGAAGTATTTTTGCTGACTGGATCGATTTATTTGCCTACGATGAAGTGAATGACCGTCATGTAATTGCTGCTATTTATCGTCATGAATCAGGTGTGAGCGTGATTGATGATTGGGATGGCTTTGGTCAAAAGACAACGGGCAGTGGCACTTTAAAAGTGCATCAGGTTCACTTGCCAGCTTCGCACCTCATTCCATTTGATCAACGTTTTAAATATCAAACTGCTTTTTATCAGGTTGTCCACCTTGCAACTTTAACAGGGATTGCGCATGCCGCAGTCGAAACTTTTAGCCAAGAAATACGAGAGCGAAAGCGTATTTTTAGTCATGGTAATGGTGACCTTGTTCGTCATGATCCACAAGTTTTACAGGTGGTGGGTAAAGCCTCTGCTCAAGCCTATGCAAGTTTAGCAATTACGATTAAAACGGCGGAAGCATTACAAAAGGCTTATGAAAGCTACTTTAGCGACTTAGAAGTAAAAGAGTATCAGTTTAATGTGGATGCAGAGCTTGAGTCAGCCCAAGGGCAGGTGGTGATTTCTAATTTAGTACTGGATTTAACCAGCCAGTTATTTAATGCTTTAGGTGCATCAGCAAGTAGTCAGGTTAAACAACTCGACCGTTTCTGGCGTAACGCACGCACGGTATCTTCGCATAATCCACTCATCTATAAAGAAAAGGTGATTGGAGATTGGGAAGTAAACCGTACCGATTTACCTTTTGTCTGGCAAATTGGAGCAAGCCCGCGGGCCAAGTCTGCATAA
- a CDS encoding LysR family transcriptional regulator, with translation MDRLQQFFIFTEVAKRQSFSEVANQLDLPRSTVTSAIQQLETHYGVRLFHRTTRKVSLTQDGQRILPECQNLLFDYEQLEQLIQTQKQHYRGTLKISMPSRIVHQVIIPELPDFYSRYPDIHLQLHSSDDMTDLIEKGIDCVVRVGQLESSSLIAKFVGNLIMVNCASADYLDQYGIPEQLEDLSQHKLINYAGALGEKQGVFLYQNGTVMMDSALSVNNTEAYIAAASAGLGIIQLPYYDVQDKIEQGTLVEVLSTYTAQSLPLNILYPNRSYIPKRLEIFMEWVRDVLYKKCIVIF, from the coding sequence ATGGATCGGTTGCAACAATTTTTTATTTTTACAGAAGTCGCTAAACGACAAAGCTTTAGTGAAGTGGCAAATCAGCTTGATTTACCTCGCTCTACAGTGACGAGTGCCATTCAACAGCTAGAAACTCACTATGGAGTACGCTTATTTCATCGGACTACGCGTAAAGTCAGCCTTACTCAAGATGGACAAAGAATATTGCCCGAATGCCAAAACCTGTTATTTGATTATGAACAGCTCGAACAGTTAATACAGACACAAAAGCAGCATTATCGTGGCACGCTAAAAATTTCAATGCCCAGTCGAATCGTGCATCAAGTGATTATTCCTGAACTTCCCGATTTTTATAGCCGCTATCCAGATATTCATTTACAACTTCATAGCTCTGATGACATGACTGACTTAATTGAGAAAGGAATTGATTGTGTTGTTCGGGTAGGGCAGCTAGAGAGTAGTAGTTTAATTGCAAAATTTGTTGGTAACTTGATTATGGTGAACTGTGCAAGTGCTGACTATCTAGACCAATATGGCATTCCTGAACAATTAGAAGATCTATCTCAGCACAAACTTATTAACTATGCAGGAGCGTTAGGAGAGAAACAGGGCGTATTTTTATATCAAAATGGAACTGTGATGATGGATAGTGCTTTAAGCGTAAATAATACGGAAGCCTATATTGCAGCAGCTAGTGCAGGTTTAGGAATTATTCAACTTCCATATTACGATGTTCAGGACAAAATTGAGCAGGGAACTTTAGTTGAAGTGTTGAGTACCTACACGGCTCAATCATTACCACTTAATATTCTATATCCGAACCGAAGTTATATTCCTAAACGTTTGGAAATCTTTATGGAATGGGTTCGAGATGTTCTTTATAAGAAATGTATCGTCATCTTTTAG
- the abeM gene encoding multidrug efflux MATE transporter AbeM, with translation MSNVTSFRSELKQLFHLMLPILITQFAQAGFGLIDTIMAGHLSATDLAAIAVGVGLWIPVMLLFSGIMIATTPLVAEAKGARNTEQIPVIVRQSLWVAVILGVLAMLILQLMPFFLHVFGVPESLQPKASLFLHAIGLGMPAVTMYAALRGYSEALGHPRPVTVISLLALVVLIPLNMIFMHGLGPIPALGSAGCGFATSILQWLMLITLAGYIYKASAYRNTSIFSRFDKINLTWVKRILQLGLPIGLAVFFEVSIFSTGALVLSPLGEVFIAAHQVAISVTSVLFMIPLSLAIALTIRVGTYYGEKNWASMYQVQKIGLSTAIFFALLTMSFIALGREQIVSVYTQDLTVFPVAMYLLWFAMAYQLMDALQVSAAGCLRGMQDTQAPMWITLMAYWVIAFPIGLYLARYTHWGVAGVWLGLIIGLSIACVLLLSRLYLNTKRLSKT, from the coding sequence GTGTCGAATGTCACATCTTTTCGGTCTGAACTAAAACAACTCTTCCACTTAATGCTACCGATTTTAATTACCCAGTTTGCTCAAGCAGGATTCGGGTTAATTGACACTATTATGGCTGGGCATTTATCTGCAACCGATTTAGCTGCAATTGCTGTAGGGGTCGGTTTATGGATTCCAGTCATGCTCCTGTTCAGTGGCATCATGATTGCAACCACACCATTGGTCGCTGAAGCAAAGGGTGCAAGAAATACAGAACAAATTCCTGTCATTGTTCGTCAATCATTGTGGGTTGCTGTCATTTTAGGTGTACTGGCAATGCTCATTTTGCAGCTTATGCCATTTTTCTTGCATGTGTTTGGTGTTCCTGAAAGCTTACAACCTAAAGCAAGTTTATTTTTACATGCCATTGGCTTGGGTATGCCAGCAGTGACCATGTATGCAGCTCTACGCGGTTATTCGGAGGCATTAGGCCATCCACGTCCTGTAACGGTAATTAGCTTACTGGCCTTAGTAGTTTTAATCCCTCTTAACATGATTTTTATGCATGGGTTGGGGCCAATACCTGCTTTAGGTAGCGCAGGCTGCGGTTTTGCAACATCCATTTTACAGTGGCTCATGCTGATTACGTTAGCTGGCTATATTTATAAAGCTTCGGCTTATCGAAATACCTCTATTTTTAGCAGATTCGATAAAATTAACCTGACTTGGGTTAAAAGAATTTTACAGCTTGGCCTACCAATCGGTTTAGCCGTGTTCTTTGAAGTGAGTATTTTCAGTACAGGCGCATTGGTGCTTAGTCCATTGGGTGAAGTCTTTATTGCAGCGCATCAAGTTGCAATTTCAGTGACTTCAGTGCTGTTTATGATTCCACTTTCACTTGCCATAGCCTTAACCATTCGTGTGGGAACGTATTATGGTGAAAAAAATTGGGCTTCCATGTACCAAGTACAAAAGATTGGTCTAAGCACAGCCATATTTTTTGCTTTATTGACTATGTCTTTTATTGCCTTAGGTCGTGAACAAATTGTCTCGGTGTACACTCAAGACTTAACCGTATTCCCTGTTGCGATGTATTTACTCTGGTTTGCCATGGCTTATCAGTTAATGGATGCATTACAAGTCAGCGCGGCAGGCTGTTTAAGAGGTATGCAAGATACGCAAGCACCGATGTGGATTACACTCATGGCGTACTGGGTAATTGCTTTCCCTATCGGACTTTATTTAGCACGTTATACCCATTGGGGTGTAGCTGGCGTGTGGCTAGGTTTAATTATTGGTTTAAGTATTGCTTGTGTTTTATTACTTTCAAGGCTTTATTTGAATACCAAACGTTTAAGCAAAACCTAA
- the rne gene encoding Rne/Rng family ribonuclease — protein sequence MKRMLINATHAEEVRVALITGNRLYDFDLENRTREQKKSNIYKGHVTRVEPSLEAVFVEYGAGRQGFLSMREIANSYFQADPRQTSNIRELITEGTELLVQVEKEERGNKGAALSTFISLAGRYLVLMPNNPKGGGISRQISGSVREELKEILASLNLPRGMSVIVRTAGIGRTQEELQLDLQHLLDLWTQIQGTASSGPSPMLVHQEAGVVTRAIRDYLRDDVAEILIDSEQAYNEAYNFVKAVMPRQLDKLKTYTLNEPLFAHFGIESQIQTAYEREVKLPSGGSIVIDQTEALVSIDINSAKSTRGHDVEETALNTNLEAAEEIARQLRLRDIGGLVVIDFIDMTKERNQRMVEAKLREATQSDRARIQFGQLSRFGLMEMSRQRLRPSLEEATGYVCPRCHGTGMVRDLRSLSLSIMRKVEEIALRERHGEVQVEVPVEIAAFLLNEKRHSLVYLEQTSSVRVTVLPHPHLETPHYEIQYNPDGFAPSSYERTEATRSSEKELGYESSEWHLEEADHGHTHATPAANNAANQKKVNQAAQPAVAQASTQKAASPCAWLENLFVQKQAQTVDQSRSAQNAAAAIEQMVNTGAVSRGQFGQVTAPAVAEVTSAPSNNAYISQSPVKQEARENVEKDDKVQQQRPNNKKRKHKEQREQHQHHHNQEPQQQQVHEEVVQLSRQEQRELKRQQKRQQQDQPHAQHQNDGQQAEHAVPRRDRNNQQRPNRPNRHRDPSVLNENQNTPAPAVVDEKQIKVDLIDAPQHEVMNTALVINLDQAQSEIIALTPEQPLERTEKAPVVEVVQEPAPAPVAAVEETVTAEAEAPQPKVEKTQPQIQRASNDPRMRRREQRNAKRAKAVTPSIAPSQIPTLAQYTIGSLIRHVYGEDCTVLIEQFGLVPTFNRALQKFAEQYASTLVTEVAAETEDKKPVTRDAELPSNKPSQEAEPAPVLPLTPPKEATPRVANDPRERRRLAKLAAEQAFEQVKQQHSAPEEAAPVASTVEETVVAPTAETQAPVESKQQPLELDQETEAAASVEETPATTVVEAPVAKQPKATAKAKAATEQAVEPTEAPAESESEDSKADKDKPSRPRRPRGRPPKKANPVAE from the coding sequence ATGAAACGTATGTTGATTAATGCAACTCACGCAGAAGAAGTCCGCGTTGCACTTATCACTGGTAATCGTCTTTACGATTTTGATTTAGAGAATCGTACCCGAGAACAGAAAAAATCCAATATCTATAAAGGCCATGTAACCCGCGTAGAACCATCTTTAGAAGCTGTTTTTGTTGAATACGGCGCAGGCCGTCAAGGCTTCTTGTCTATGCGCGAAATTGCTAACAGTTATTTCCAAGCAGACCCACGACAAACTTCAAACATTCGTGAACTTATCACTGAAGGTACTGAATTACTTGTTCAAGTCGAAAAAGAAGAACGTGGCAATAAAGGCGCTGCCCTTTCTACCTTTATTTCACTTGCAGGACGTTATTTGGTTCTTATGCCAAACAACCCGAAAGGCGGCGGTATTAGTCGTCAAATTTCAGGTTCTGTACGTGAAGAGCTAAAAGAAATTCTAGCTTCTTTAAATTTACCGCGTGGTATGAGCGTTATTGTACGTACCGCTGGTATTGGCCGTACCCAAGAAGAATTACAGTTAGACTTACAGCATTTGCTTGACCTTTGGACACAAATCCAAGGCACAGCGAGCTCTGGTCCATCTCCAATGCTGGTTCATCAAGAAGCTGGCGTTGTTACTCGTGCTATCCGCGATTATTTACGTGATGATGTTGCAGAAATTTTAATTGATAGCGAACAGGCTTATAACGAAGCTTATAACTTTGTTAAAGCAGTGATGCCACGTCAATTAGACAAACTCAAAACTTATACTTTAAACGAGCCATTGTTTGCTCATTTTGGTATTGAAAGCCAAATTCAAACTGCTTATGAACGTGAAGTAAAACTTCCTTCTGGCGGTTCAATCGTGATTGACCAGACCGAAGCTTTAGTTTCAATCGACATTAACTCTGCGAAATCGACTCGTGGACATGACGTTGAAGAAACTGCACTAAACACGAACTTAGAAGCAGCAGAAGAAATTGCTCGCCAACTTCGTCTTCGTGACATTGGTGGTTTAGTTGTAATCGACTTCATCGATATGACTAAAGAGCGCAACCAACGCATGGTTGAAGCAAAACTTCGTGAAGCAACACAAAGCGATCGCGCACGTATTCAGTTTGGCCAACTCTCTCGTTTTGGCTTAATGGAAATGAGCCGTCAACGTTTACGTCCATCTCTTGAAGAAGCAACAGGTTATGTGTGCCCTCGCTGTCATGGTACAGGCATGGTTCGTGACTTACGCTCACTTTCACTTTCTATTATGCGTAAAGTAGAAGAGATCGCGCTTCGTGAACGTCATGGTGAAGTACAAGTAGAAGTACCTGTTGAAATTGCAGCGTTTTTACTCAATGAAAAACGTCATAGCCTTGTTTATTTAGAACAAACTTCTAGTGTTCGTGTGACTGTTTTACCTCACCCACACTTAGAAACACCTCACTACGAAATTCAGTACAATCCAGATGGATTTGCACCATCTAGCTACGAACGTACTGAAGCAACTCGTTCAAGTGAAAAAGAGTTAGGTTATGAATCTTCTGAATGGCATTTAGAAGAAGCTGATCATGGCCATACTCATGCAACCCCTGCTGCCAACAACGCAGCTAACCAAAAGAAAGTAAATCAAGCAGCTCAACCTGCTGTTGCTCAGGCAAGCACTCAAAAAGCAGCAAGCCCATGTGCATGGTTAGAAAATCTTTTTGTTCAAAAACAAGCTCAAACAGTTGATCAATCTCGCTCAGCACAAAATGCTGCTGCGGCAATTGAACAAATGGTGAATACAGGCGCTGTTAGCCGTGGACAGTTTGGCCAGGTTACAGCACCAGCAGTTGCTGAAGTTACTTCGGCTCCATCTAACAATGCTTATATTTCTCAATCTCCTGTTAAACAGGAAGCACGTGAGAATGTTGAGAAAGACGATAAAGTACAACAGCAGCGTCCAAACAACAAAAAACGTAAGCACAAAGAGCAACGTGAACAACATCAGCACCACCATAATCAAGAACCACAACAACAGCAGGTTCATGAAGAGGTTGTACAGTTATCACGCCAAGAGCAACGTGAATTAAAACGTCAACAAAAGCGTCAACAACAAGATCAGCCACATGCCCAACATCAAAATGATGGTCAACAAGCTGAGCATGCTGTGCCACGTCGTGACCGTAATAATCAACAACGTCCAAACCGTCCGAATCGCCACCGCGATCCAAGCGTATTAAATGAAAATCAAAATACGCCAGCACCAGCAGTTGTTGATGAAAAACAAATTAAGGTTGATTTGATTGATGCTCCACAGCATGAAGTCATGAATACAGCCTTAGTCATCAATCTTGATCAAGCACAAAGCGAAATTATTGCTTTAACGCCTGAGCAACCTCTTGAACGTACTGAAAAAGCACCTGTTGTTGAAGTTGTTCAAGAGCCAGCTCCAGCGCCTGTTGCTGCTGTGGAAGAGACAGTAACTGCTGAAGCAGAAGCTCCTCAACCAAAGGTTGAGAAAACTCAACCGCAAATTCAACGTGCGAGTAATGATCCTCGTATGCGTCGCCGTGAACAACGCAACGCAAAACGAGCTAAAGCTGTTACACCATCAATTGCCCCATCGCAAATTCCAACGTTGGCGCAATATACGATTGGTAGCTTGATCCGTCATGTTTACGGTGAAGACTGTACAGTATTGATTGAACAGTTTGGTTTAGTTCCAACATTCAATCGTGCATTGCAGAAATTTGCAGAGCAATATGCAAGTACTCTAGTAACCGAAGTCGCAGCTGAAACTGAAGATAAAAAGCCTGTTACTCGTGATGCTGAGCTTCCAAGCAACAAGCCTTCACAAGAAGCAGAACCTGCGCCAGTACTTCCGTTAACGCCACCAAAAGAGGCAACACCGCGTGTTGCTAATGATCCGCGTGAGCGTCGTCGTTTAGCGAAACTTGCTGCTGAACAGGCTTTTGAGCAAGTTAAGCAACAACATTCTGCACCAGAAGAAGCTGCTCCTGTAGCGTCGACTGTAGAAGAAACTGTTGTTGCTCCTACTGCTGAAACACAAGCGCCTGTTGAATCAAAACAGCAACCGCTTGAGCTTGATCAGGAAACTGAGGCTGCAGCTAGCGTAGAAGAAACACCAGCGACAACTGTAGTTGAAGCTCCGGTTGCGAAACAGCCAAAAGCAACTGCAAAAGCCAAAGCAGCTACAGAACAGGCTGTAGAGCCAACTGAAGCTCCTGCGGAAAGTGAGTCAGAAGATTCTAAAGCTGATAAGGACAAACCAAGTCGTCCTCGTCGCCCTCGTGGCCGTCCACCAAAGAAAGCAAATCCTGTAGCTGAGTAA